In Carya illinoinensis cultivar Pawnee chromosome 6, C.illinoinensisPawnee_v1, whole genome shotgun sequence, a single genomic region encodes these proteins:
- the LOC122312900 gene encoding probable glucan 1,3-beta-glucosidase A has protein sequence MAINSRILLLGIVFLFCKVSLSHGRANPSFRVKAVNLGGWLVTEGWIKPSLFDGIPNKDFLDGTGLQFKSVTTGKYLCAETGGGTIIVANRSAASGWETFKLWRINEKTFNFRVFNKQFVGLDTSGNGIDVVAVASTPGKSETFEIVRKPGNSSHVRIKAPNGFFLQAKTETLVTADFAGNSNWGENDPSVFVITNTGGLHGEFQITNGYGPQRAPQVMREHWSTYIVEDDFKFISQNGLNAVRIPVGWWIASDPTPPHPYVGGSLKALDNAFSWAQKYGVNIIIDLHAAPGSQNGWEHSSTRDGSQEWGKTDENIQQTVAVIDFLTARYAKSPSLYAVELINEPLAPGASLEMVNKYYKAGYDAVRKHSSTAYVVMSNRLGQIDPRELFPLASGLMGSVIDLHYYNLFSTMFDNWTVQQNIDYVYINRTEALTYVTTSNGPLTFIGEWVAEWQVQGASKEDYQRYAKAQLDVFERATFGWAYWTLKNVNNHWSLEWMIKNGYIKL, from the exons ATGGCGATCAATTCAAGAATATTGCTACTTGgcatagtttttcttttctgtaaGGTATCTTTATCTCATGGGAGGGCAAATCCCAGCTTTCGAGTAAAAGCTGTTAATCTGGGAGGTTGGCTGGTTACGGAAGGATGGATTAAACCTTCTCTCTTTGATGGCATCCCCAACAAGGACTTCTtg GATGGAACTGGACTTCAGTTCAAATCGGTTACAACTGGGAAATATCTTTGCGCTGAAACTGGAGGAGGAACCATCATAGTTGCAAACAGAAGTGCTGCTTCAGGATGGGAGACATTCAAA CTATGGAGGATCAACGAGAAAACTTTCAATTTCAGAGTCTTTAATAAGCAGTTCGTGGGGCTAGACACCAGTGGAAATGGGATAGATGTGGTAGCCGTTGCGAGCACGCCTGGAAAATCGGAGACATTTGAGATTGTTAGAAAACCTGGTAATTCCAGCCATGTGAGAATCAAAGCGCCCAATGGATTCTTCCTGCAG GCAAAGACAGAGACGCTAGTGACTGCAGATTTTGCAGGGAATAGCAACTGGGGAGAGAACGATCCCTCAGTCTTTGTGATAACAAACACAGGAGGGTTGCACGGCGAGTTTCAAATAACCAATGGCTATGGACCACAGAGAGCCCCACAAGTCATGAGG GAGCATTGGAGCACATACATAGTGGAAGATGACTTCAAGTTCATATCACAAAATGGACTAAACGCCGTTAGAATTCCGGTTGGTTGGTGGATAGCAAGCGATCCGACTCCTCCACATCCCTATGTCGGTGGTTCCTTGAAAGCTCTAGACAATGCCTTCTCCTGGGCTCA GAAATATGGAGTGAACATTATAATTGATCTACATGCAGCACCTGGCTCCCAAAATGGTTGGGAACATAGCTCCACCAGAGATGGCTCTCAGGAATGGGGAAAAACAGATGAGAATATTCAACAGACAGTTGCTGTCATAGACTTCCTAACTGCAAG GTATGCAAAGAGCCCAAGCCTTTATGCAGTTGAACTGATCAATGAGCCTCTGGCACCAGGAGCATCCCTAGAGATGGTAAACAAGTACTACAAGGCTGGTTATGATGCTGTCCGCAAGCACTCCTCCACGGCTTATGTGGTCATGTCTAACCGGCTAGGGCAAATTGACCCGAGGGAGCTGTTCCCTCTAGCTAGTGGCTTAATGGGCTCGGTCATTGATTTGCACTATTACAACCTCTTCTCCACCATGTTTGACAATTGGACTGTCCAGCAGAACATTGATTACGTCTACATCAACAGGACCGAGGCGCTCACTTATGTAACAACCTCAAATGGTCCACTTACTTTTATTG gTGAATGGGTAGCTGAGTGGCAAGTTCAGGGAGCATCAAAAGAGGATTACCAAAGATACGCCAAGGCCCAGCTTGATGTCTTTGAAAGAGCAACATTTGGGTGGGCTTACTGGACTCTTAAGAACGTGAATAACCATTGGAGTTTGGAGTGGATGATCAAGAATGGTTACATCAAGCTTTAG